In Chryseobacterium camelliae, one DNA window encodes the following:
- a CDS encoding MarR family winged helix-turn-helix transcriptional regulator yields MNIIDKSGILAISTRLQRLSEQLRKDGAMIYQSFDIDFEPKWFPVIFTLHHKNIMSVVEIANEIGYTHPSTISLLKELEKQKFIQSRKDKQDERKRLIVLAPKGVQLIEKMQPVWELMSKVLGEIADNKNNLLQAIIEAEEKIAEQSFYQRALKIKKET; encoded by the coding sequence ATGAATATAATAGATAAATCCGGCATTCTGGCTATATCTACAAGGCTGCAGCGCCTTAGTGAGCAATTGAGAAAAGATGGGGCTATGATCTATCAGTCTTTTGATATCGATTTTGAACCGAAGTGGTTCCCTGTGATTTTTACGCTCCATCATAAAAATATAATGAGTGTTGTGGAAATTGCCAATGAAATAGGGTATACCCATCCATCTACCATCAGCTTACTGAAAGAACTTGAAAAACAAAAGTTTATTCAATCCAGAAAAGACAAACAGGATGAGCGCAAAAGATTGATTGTACTGGCTCCGAAAGGCGTCCAGCTGATTGAAAAGATGCAGCCGGTCTGGGAACTGATGTCAAAAGTACTTGGCGAAATTGCAGATAATAAAAACAATCTTCTGCAAGCGATTATTGAAGCAGAAGAAAAAATTGCTGAACAGTCTTTTTACCAGAGAGCATTGAAAATAAAAAAAGAAACTTAA
- a CDS encoding 5'-nucleotidase, lipoprotein e(P4) family, which produces MKNLTFIIAGSLFALTSCKTATPVSKASIQDTPYQNLGLHGKIYSAFYQQRAAEYEALCLQAYNIAKLRLDEALARKSDKPLAIVSDIDETFLDNSYYAVERSKIGKGYDQATWEEWTAKGNATPLTGSQEFYQYAAGKGVQVFYVTNRKEQERAGTVKNLKKYNFPLQSDSNLILRTKESSKENRRKDIAKDYNIVLLLGDNLADFSSLFDNKSEAERSAAVKSSADDFGKRFIMIPNVGYGDWESSFYHYKYDYTNQQKDSMMYNAVKANP; this is translated from the coding sequence ATGAAAAATCTTACCTTCATTATTGCAGGCAGCCTATTTGCACTGACATCATGCAAAACGGCAACACCGGTTTCAAAAGCTTCCATCCAGGATACACCGTATCAAAATCTTGGACTTCATGGAAAAATTTATAGTGCATTTTATCAGCAGCGAGCGGCAGAATATGAGGCACTTTGCCTTCAGGCATATAATATTGCAAAACTTCGCCTGGACGAAGCTTTGGCAAGGAAATCGGACAAGCCTCTGGCTATTGTTTCGGATATTGATGAGACTTTCCTAGATAATTCCTATTATGCCGTTGAGCGCTCAAAAATAGGCAAAGGATATGATCAGGCAACATGGGAAGAATGGACTGCAAAAGGCAATGCGACCCCTCTTACAGGCTCTCAGGAATTTTATCAGTATGCAGCAGGCAAAGGTGTCCAGGTTTTTTATGTGACCAACCGCAAAGAACAGGAACGGGCAGGAACAGTAAAGAATTTAAAAAAATACAATTTCCCGCTTCAAAGCGACTCCAATCTTATCCTTCGTACTAAAGAAAGCAGTAAGGAGAACCGAAGAAAAGATATTGCCAAAGATTACAATATTGTTCTGCTGTTAGGTGACAATCTAGCTGACTTTTCCAGCCTGTTTGATAACAAATCAGAAGCTGAGCGTTCAGCAGCCGTGAAGAGCTCCGCTGATGATTTTGGTAAGAGATTCATTATGATACCCAACGTAGGATACGGCGACTGGGAATCATCATTTTACCATTACAAATACGATTATACCAATCAACAGAAAGATTCTATGATGTATAATGCTGTTAAAGCCAATCCCTAA
- a CDS encoding TetR/AcrR family transcriptional regulator → MSSQTEQDQLSQQILETASGLYLKYGLKKVTMDDISKAVGKSRTSIYYYYKNREEVFQAVLANLIRGVISEIDANMKKRNTFKEKIEEFCLSKIKTSEERSSFFRAIEAGMDHEEKSKHMTDAHNRMMEAERSLLLNLFSTSISNHEIPAVSVDEQETIIFILQSSIRGIRREFGLKKSFESLNTTVNTLTSMVIKYIK, encoded by the coding sequence ATGTCATCTCAAACCGAACAAGACCAACTTTCACAGCAAATCCTGGAAACCGCTTCAGGACTGTATCTGAAGTATGGTTTGAAGAAAGTAACGATGGATGATATTTCCAAAGCGGTTGGCAAAAGCAGAACATCTATTTATTATTATTATAAAAACCGTGAGGAGGTTTTCCAGGCAGTTCTGGCCAATCTGATCAGGGGAGTTATTTCAGAGATTGATGCCAATATGAAGAAGAGAAACACGTTCAAAGAAAAAATTGAGGAGTTTTGTCTTTCTAAAATTAAAACATCGGAAGAAAGGTCTTCATTCTTCAGAGCTATAGAAGCGGGAATGGATCATGAAGAAAAGTCAAAGCACATGACCGATGCCCACAACCGAATGATGGAAGCAGAGAGAAGTCTTTTGCTCAATTTATTTTCTACAAGTATCAGCAACCATGAAATCCCGGCAGTCTCTGTTGACGAACAGGAAACCATTATTTTTATTCTGCAGAGCAGTATCAGAGGTATCAGGCGTGAATTTGGCCTAAAGAAAAGTTTTGAAAGTTTAAATACTACAGTAAACACTTTGACATCAATGGTTATTAAATATATCAAGTAA
- a CDS encoding MFS transporter — translation MNKLSNISTFRAFRSTNYTLYFFGRSVSQFGTWMQRTAVVWVVYSMTQSAFMLGLTIFAEQFPSFLFSAFGGVAADRYNRYRIIQITQILSLIQASLLAFLVMTGHQNIWSFIILSVFLGIINAYDVPARQAMINEVVTDDEDLPSALSLSAAMASIAKLAGPALSGIILQKFGAGACFLINAASFAAVMASISLMKITVIPKKQTKKGTFTELAEGFRYLRKEPSISMVIIMLSITGLLILPYDTLIPVYAKEIFKGDAKTFGYISSFIGIGAVLGTVFLASLKKGASMRNILILSTMILSIGLILFSYTTNFYWSMFFAALTGLGGVAQFTTCNIIVQSEVIPEMRSRAISILLTAIFGMLPLGSVLIGFVSERIGAPTTLLLEGIAGIVIAVVFWNLLFKNKKTKAVDEELLEKSEEQFINKI, via the coding sequence ATGAACAAATTAAGTAATATCAGTACATTCCGGGCGTTCAGAAGTACGAATTATACATTGTACTTTTTTGGACGTTCTGTATCGCAGTTTGGGACATGGATGCAGCGTACAGCAGTAGTATGGGTTGTATACAGCATGACGCAGTCTGCATTCATGCTGGGGCTGACCATTTTTGCGGAGCAGTTTCCGTCTTTTTTATTTTCAGCTTTCGGAGGGGTTGCAGCAGACCGGTATAACCGGTATAGAATTATACAGATCACTCAGATTTTGTCATTAATCCAGGCATCTCTGCTGGCCTTTCTGGTCATGACCGGACACCAGAATATCTGGAGCTTTATTATATTAAGTGTCTTTCTGGGCATTATTAATGCTTACGATGTTCCTGCGCGCCAGGCAATGATCAATGAAGTTGTAACAGATGATGAAGACCTTCCGAGTGCGCTTTCACTGAGTGCGGCAATGGCGAGTATCGCAAAGTTAGCTGGTCCCGCTTTATCGGGAATTATCCTTCAGAAATTCGGTGCAGGAGCATGTTTTCTGATCAATGCTGCAAGCTTTGCAGCCGTCATGGCTTCCATTTCACTGATGAAAATAACTGTCATACCTAAAAAGCAAACCAAAAAAGGAACTTTTACAGAATTGGCAGAAGGCTTCAGGTATCTAAGAAAAGAGCCTTCCATCAGTATGGTAATCATTATGCTGAGTATTACAGGATTACTGATCTTACCTTATGACACTTTAATTCCGGTGTATGCAAAGGAGATTTTTAAAGGTGATGCTAAAACATTTGGCTATATCTCAAGTTTTATTGGTATCGGGGCTGTTCTGGGAACGGTATTTCTTGCTTCGTTAAAGAAAGGTGCCTCCATGAGGAATATCCTCATCCTGAGTACAATGATCCTGAGTATCGGACTGATCCTCTTTTCATATACCACAAACTTTTACTGGTCTATGTTTTTTGCTGCGCTAACGGGATTGGGAGGCGTTGCTCAATTTACCACCTGCAATATCATTGTGCAATCTGAAGTCATCCCTGAAATGCGTTCAAGAGCTATAAGCATCCTGCTGACTGCTATATTTGGAATGCTGCCTTTGGGAAGTGTGCTGATCGGGTTTGTTTCAGAGAGGATAGGCGCTCCCACAACCTTATTGCTGGAAGGTATTGCAGGAATTGTAATTGCTGTCGTATTTTGGAATTTATTATTTAAAAATAAGAAAACAAAAGCCGTCGACGAAGAATTATTAGAAAAATCTGAAGAACAATTTATCAATAAAATATAA
- a CDS encoding cysteine hydrolase family protein, translating to MKNTALLVMDMQSSILSTLPDTQELVSNIKKAIQAARNHQIPVIYITVNFRKGMPEISANNKAFSAMKTRMADLDMKEWATIHPELTPEEHDIIIAKKRFSAFTGSDLEIVLRGLDIQHLVVTGVSTSGVVLSTIREASDKDYQLTVIRDCCKDGDEEVHSVLINKIFPRQADVISVNEWLR from the coding sequence ATGAAAAACACAGCCCTATTGGTGATGGATATGCAGTCATCAATATTAAGTACCTTACCTGATACACAAGAATTGGTATCTAACATTAAAAAGGCTATTCAAGCCGCAAGAAACCATCAGATTCCCGTAATTTATATCACTGTAAACTTCAGAAAGGGAATGCCGGAGATCAGTGCGAACAATAAAGCATTTTCGGCTATGAAGACCCGTATGGCAGATCTTGACATGAAAGAATGGGCAACAATACATCCGGAACTCACTCCTGAAGAACATGATATTATTATTGCTAAAAAAAGATTCAGTGCTTTTACGGGAAGTGACCTTGAAATTGTTCTGCGTGGATTGGATATTCAACATCTGGTAGTGACCGGGGTCTCCACCAGCGGAGTTGTTTTGTCTACAATAAGAGAGGCTTCAGATAAGGATTATCAGCTTACTGTGATTAGAGATTGCTGTAAAGATGGTGACGAAGAGGTGCACAGCGTACTGATAAACAAAATTTTCCCAAGACAGGCCGATGTTATCTCTGTAAATGAGTGGCTGAGATAA
- a CDS encoding helix-turn-helix domain-containing protein has translation MNFKNIHIGNLIEKKAAEKEIEISRICKFIGCTEDQVSEMYQIRSLDTELLLRWSKLLEYDFFRLYTQHMILYAPPASDENKSALNRSSSLPVFRKNIYTKEIIDFILELITMGEKTIPEIIQQYRIPRATIYKWISKYHKKS, from the coding sequence ATGAATTTTAAGAATATCCATATCGGAAACCTGATCGAAAAAAAAGCTGCTGAAAAAGAAATAGAAATATCCCGGATATGCAAATTCATCGGCTGTACGGAAGATCAGGTCTCTGAAATGTATCAGATACGATCGCTGGATACTGAGCTCCTCCTGCGATGGAGTAAACTTCTGGAATACGATTTTTTCCGGCTTTATACCCAGCATATGATTCTCTATGCACCTCCGGCATCAGATGAAAATAAGTCTGCGCTCAACAGGTCTTCCAGCCTTCCGGTTTTCAGAAAGAATATCTATACAAAGGAAATCATTGATTTTATCCTGGAACTGATCACAATGGGTGAGAAAACCATACCTGAGATTATACAACAATACAGAATTCCCAGAGCCACAATATATAAATGGATCAGTAAATACCATAAAAAAAGCTGA